One part of the Anguilla anguilla isolate fAngAng1 chromosome 11, fAngAng1.pri, whole genome shotgun sequence genome encodes these proteins:
- the l3mbtl1 gene encoding lethal(3)malignant brain tumor-like protein 1 isoform X1 — MSAKVDREVLAVGRDSPADSVPDPTPDSHSSNESLVPKPRPQTTAALIVPAVSHAVEKGSLPHGSLEGARGACDPQSSALLPQVGGTCNIVHVLEWKEGVALLPGSNLKFRMRDCGTLEVVSDEKVTCVGPVAEDTVGKQGVDQRGPSQKADAGGAAADAAWGVAGDRKTEDTPVRCGTSELGTLRTYAQEVHTQPGSERAEGGEKGPRSQGSVVDLELLKPVKKRKRKDFLCPSEEESEAEGGEEKAEDLKIDSPADEGGQNRPGLTECKKEMRTTWAQYLEDQKAIAAPAELFHESQRVPRSRSTFRQGMKLEGIDPQHPSMYFVLTVAEVCGCRMRLHFDGYSDCHDFWVNVNCPEIHPAGWCERTGHKLYTPKGCKEEEFSWSSYLRLTKAQVAPTELFVSPGCVEVPCSFEVGMKLEAVDRMNPSLICVATVTDVVDGRFLVHFDNWDDTYDYWCDASSPYIHPIGWCQERGLPLTPPQDYPDPDRFNWQKYLEETGSTAVAAEAFKVRPAHGFQVQMKLEAVDRRNPALVRVATVEEVDTHRIKIHFDGWNHVYDEWMDSDHPDIHPAGWCEQTGHPLKWPPYDSSTQQPGPREPPAAGQTSFSSLTCKGITHPRSTKYSFHHRKCPTPGCDGSGHVTGRFTAHHCLSGCPLAERNQGRLKTELPDADAPGGKRNLLVFGQRSKKSRYHGRIGRPPKYRKGQQRAYQSLSAEAVYPSLFMSALSAHPDRSLSLCWEQHCKLLPGVAGIHSSKVAGWTVEEVFGFVQNLTGCEEQARLFRDEMIDGEAFLLLTQTDIVKIMSIKLGPALKIYNAILMFKSTDEGLK, encoded by the exons ATGAGCGCCAAAGTGGACCGGGAGGTCCTGGCCGTAGGCAGAGATAGCCCTGCTGACTCTGtccctgaccccacccctgaCTCTCATTCGTCCAATGAGAGCCTGGTAccaaagccccgcccacagactACCGCTGCACTTATTGTCCCAG ctgtctCTCACGCTGTGGAGAAGGGGAGCCTGCCGCACGGCAGTCTGGAGGGGGCCAGAGGGGCATGTGACCCGCAGAGCTCCGCCCTGCTGCCCCAGGTGGGGGGCACATGCAACATCGTCCACGTTCTGGAGTGGAAGGAGGGCGTGGCTCTTCTCCCAGGTAGCAACCTGAAG TTTCGAATGAGAGACTGTGGCACACTGGAGGTCGTCAGTGATGAAAAGGTCACCTGTGTGGGACCTGTTGCCGAGGACACTGTGGGGAAGCAGGGCGTGGACCAGAGAGGACCAAGCCAGAAAGCAG ATGCGGGTGGTGCTGCAGCTGATGCTGCATGGGGTGTGGCGGGTGATCGGAAGACTGAGGACACCCCAGTTCGCTGTGGAACCTCAGAGCTGGGCACTCTGAGGACGTACGCACAGGaagtacacacacagccaggaagTGAGAG ggctgagggaggagagaaggggcCCAGGAGTCAGGGATCAGTGGTGGATCTGGAGCTGCTGAAGCCGGTgaagaagaggaaaaggaaAGACTTCCTGTGCCCGTCAGAGGAGGAGTCAGAGGCGGAGGGCGGG GAGGAGAAAGCTGAGGACCTGAAGATCGACAGCCCGGCAGATGAGGGAGGACAGAACCGGCCAG GGCTCACAGAGTGTAAGAAGGAAATGCGGACGACATGGGCTCAATATCTTGAGGATCAGAAGGCTATTGCTGCCCCAGCCGAACTCTTCCACGAG TCTCAGAGGGTCCCGCGGTCCAGGAGCACCTTCCGGCAGGGAATGAAACTGGAAGGAATTGACCCCCAGCACCCCTCCATGTACTTTGTTCTGACTGTGGCTGAG GTCTGTGGTTGCAGGATGCGTCTTCACTTTGACGGGTACTCTGACTGCCATGACTTTTGGGTAAATGTCAACTGCCCAGAGATCCACCCAGCCGGCTGGTGCGAACGGACAGGCCACAAGCTCTACACACccaaag GGTGTAAGGAAGAGGAGTTCTCCTGGTCAAGCTACTTAAGGCTCACAAAAGCACAGGTCGCCCCGACAGAGCTGTTCGTCAGCCCTGGCTGT GTGGAGGTGCCCTGCAGTTTCGAGGTGGGGATGAAGCTGGAGGCCGTGGATCGCATGAACCCCTCCCTCATCTGTGTTGCCACGGTGACCGACGTGGTGGACGGCCGCTTCCTGGTCCACTTTGACAACTGGGACGACACTTACGATTACTG gtgCGACGCCAGCAGCCCCTACATCCACCCCATTGGCTGGTGCCAGGAGAGGGGCCTCCCCCTCACGCCCCCGCAAG ACTACCCAGATCCAGACAGGTTTAACTGGCAgaagtacctggaggaaacagGCTCCACAGCTGTGGCTGCAGAGGCCTTTAAAGTG CGGCCGGCGCATGGCTTTCAGGTGCAGATGAAGCTGGAGGCGGTGGACAGGCGCAATCCGGCCCTGGTGCGGGTCGCCACCGTGGAGGAAGTGGACACCCACAGGATAAAG ATTCACTTTGATGGGTGGAACCATGTGTATGATGAATGGATGGACTCAGACCACCCGGACATCCACCCCGCTGGCTGGTGTGAGCAGACAGGCCACCCCCTGAAATGGCCTCCGTATGACTCCAGTACCCAACAACCCG GTCCCAGGGAGCCGCCAGCCGCAGGACAGACCAGCTTCTCCTCCCTCACCTGTAAGGGAATAACTCACCCCAGAAGCACCAAGTACAGCTTTCACCACAG gaagtgccccACCCCGGGGTGCGACGGCTCGGGTCATGTGACCGGCCGTTTCACAGCGCACCACTGCCTGTCGGGCTGTCCCCTGGCTGAGCGCAACCAGGGCCGGCTGAAGACCGAGCTGCCCGACGCCGACGCGCCCGGAGGGAAGAGGAACCTCCTGGTGTTCGGTCAGCGATCCAAGAAGTCTCGTTACCATGGCAG GATTGGACGCCCACCCAAATACAGGAAGGGCCAGCAGCGGGCTTACCAGA GCCTGTCTGCGGAGGCCGTGTACCCCTCGCTCTTCATGTCCGCGCTGTCGGCTCACCCTGACCGCTCTCTGTCCCTGTGCTGGGAGCAGCACTGCAAGCTGCTGCCCGGAGTGGCTGGAATCCACTCCAGCAAGGTGGCTGGCTGGACTGTGGAGGAG GTCTTTGGTTTTGTTCAGAACCTGACTGGCTGTGAAGAACAAGCTCGTCTGTTCAGAGATGAG ATGATTGATGGAGAGGCTTTCTTGCTGCTGACTCAAACAGACATTGTCAAGATCATGAGTATTAAGCTGGGGCCAGCTCTGAAGATCTACAATGCTATTCTCATGTTCAAGAGCACCGACGAAGGCCTGAAGTGA
- the l3mbtl1 gene encoding lethal(3)malignant brain tumor-like protein 1 isoform X3: protein MSAKVDREVLAVGRDSPADSVPDPTPDSHSSNESLVPKPRPQTTAALIVPAVSHAVEKGSLPHGSLEGARGACDPQSSALLPQVGGTCNIVHVLEWKEGVALLPGSNLKFRMRDCGTLEVVSDEKVTCVGPVAEDTVGKQGVDQRGPSQKADAGGAAADAAWGVAGDRKTEDTPVRCGTSELGTLRTYAQEVHTQPGSERAEGGEKGPRSQGSVVDLELLKPVKKRKRKDFLCPSEEESEAEGGEEKAEDLKIDSPADEGGQNRPGLTECKKEMRTTWAQYLEDQKAIAAPAELFHESQRVPRSRSTFRQGMKLEGIDPQHPSMYFVLTVAEVCGCRMRLHFDGYSDCHDFWVNVNCPEIHPAGWCERTGHKLYTPKGCKEEEFSWSSYLRLTKAQVAPTELFVSPGCVEVPCSFEVGMKLEAVDRMNPSLICVATVTDVVDGRFLVHFDNWDDTYDYWCDASSPYIHPIGWCQERGLPLTPPQDYPDPDRFNWQKYLEETGSTAVAAEAFKVRPAHGFQVQMKLEAVDRRNPALVRVATVEEVDTHRIKIHFDGWNHVYDEWMDSDHPDIHPAGWCEQTGHPLKWPPYDSSTQQPGPREPPAAGQTSFSSLTCKGITHPRSTKYSFHHRKCPTPGCDGSGHVTGRFTAHHCLSGCPLAERNQGRLKTELPDADAPGGKRNLLVFGQRSKKSRYHGRIGRPPKYRKGQQRAYQSLSAEAVYPSLFMSALSAHPDRSLSLCWEQHCKLLPGVAGIHSSKVAGWTVEEISGRCGQLFTA from the exons ATGAGCGCCAAAGTGGACCGGGAGGTCCTGGCCGTAGGCAGAGATAGCCCTGCTGACTCTGtccctgaccccacccctgaCTCTCATTCGTCCAATGAGAGCCTGGTAccaaagccccgcccacagactACCGCTGCACTTATTGTCCCAG ctgtctCTCACGCTGTGGAGAAGGGGAGCCTGCCGCACGGCAGTCTGGAGGGGGCCAGAGGGGCATGTGACCCGCAGAGCTCCGCCCTGCTGCCCCAGGTGGGGGGCACATGCAACATCGTCCACGTTCTGGAGTGGAAGGAGGGCGTGGCTCTTCTCCCAGGTAGCAACCTGAAG TTTCGAATGAGAGACTGTGGCACACTGGAGGTCGTCAGTGATGAAAAGGTCACCTGTGTGGGACCTGTTGCCGAGGACACTGTGGGGAAGCAGGGCGTGGACCAGAGAGGACCAAGCCAGAAAGCAG ATGCGGGTGGTGCTGCAGCTGATGCTGCATGGGGTGTGGCGGGTGATCGGAAGACTGAGGACACCCCAGTTCGCTGTGGAACCTCAGAGCTGGGCACTCTGAGGACGTACGCACAGGaagtacacacacagccaggaagTGAGAG ggctgagggaggagagaaggggcCCAGGAGTCAGGGATCAGTGGTGGATCTGGAGCTGCTGAAGCCGGTgaagaagaggaaaaggaaAGACTTCCTGTGCCCGTCAGAGGAGGAGTCAGAGGCGGAGGGCGGG GAGGAGAAAGCTGAGGACCTGAAGATCGACAGCCCGGCAGATGAGGGAGGACAGAACCGGCCAG GGCTCACAGAGTGTAAGAAGGAAATGCGGACGACATGGGCTCAATATCTTGAGGATCAGAAGGCTATTGCTGCCCCAGCCGAACTCTTCCACGAG TCTCAGAGGGTCCCGCGGTCCAGGAGCACCTTCCGGCAGGGAATGAAACTGGAAGGAATTGACCCCCAGCACCCCTCCATGTACTTTGTTCTGACTGTGGCTGAG GTCTGTGGTTGCAGGATGCGTCTTCACTTTGACGGGTACTCTGACTGCCATGACTTTTGGGTAAATGTCAACTGCCCAGAGATCCACCCAGCCGGCTGGTGCGAACGGACAGGCCACAAGCTCTACACACccaaag GGTGTAAGGAAGAGGAGTTCTCCTGGTCAAGCTACTTAAGGCTCACAAAAGCACAGGTCGCCCCGACAGAGCTGTTCGTCAGCCCTGGCTGT GTGGAGGTGCCCTGCAGTTTCGAGGTGGGGATGAAGCTGGAGGCCGTGGATCGCATGAACCCCTCCCTCATCTGTGTTGCCACGGTGACCGACGTGGTGGACGGCCGCTTCCTGGTCCACTTTGACAACTGGGACGACACTTACGATTACTG gtgCGACGCCAGCAGCCCCTACATCCACCCCATTGGCTGGTGCCAGGAGAGGGGCCTCCCCCTCACGCCCCCGCAAG ACTACCCAGATCCAGACAGGTTTAACTGGCAgaagtacctggaggaaacagGCTCCACAGCTGTGGCTGCAGAGGCCTTTAAAGTG CGGCCGGCGCATGGCTTTCAGGTGCAGATGAAGCTGGAGGCGGTGGACAGGCGCAATCCGGCCCTGGTGCGGGTCGCCACCGTGGAGGAAGTGGACACCCACAGGATAAAG ATTCACTTTGATGGGTGGAACCATGTGTATGATGAATGGATGGACTCAGACCACCCGGACATCCACCCCGCTGGCTGGTGTGAGCAGACAGGCCACCCCCTGAAATGGCCTCCGTATGACTCCAGTACCCAACAACCCG GTCCCAGGGAGCCGCCAGCCGCAGGACAGACCAGCTTCTCCTCCCTCACCTGTAAGGGAATAACTCACCCCAGAAGCACCAAGTACAGCTTTCACCACAG gaagtgccccACCCCGGGGTGCGACGGCTCGGGTCATGTGACCGGCCGTTTCACAGCGCACCACTGCCTGTCGGGCTGTCCCCTGGCTGAGCGCAACCAGGGCCGGCTGAAGACCGAGCTGCCCGACGCCGACGCGCCCGGAGGGAAGAGGAACCTCCTGGTGTTCGGTCAGCGATCCAAGAAGTCTCGTTACCATGGCAG GATTGGACGCCCACCCAAATACAGGAAGGGCCAGCAGCGGGCTTACCAGA GCCTGTCTGCGGAGGCCGTGTACCCCTCGCTCTTCATGTCCGCGCTGTCGGCTCACCCTGACCGCTCTCTGTCCCTGTGCTGGGAGCAGCACTGCAAGCTGCTGCCCGGAGTGGCTGGAATCCACTCCAGCAAGGTGGCTGGCTGGACTGTGGAGGAG ATATCTGGAAGGTGTGGTCAACTTTTCACTGCTTAA
- the l3mbtl1 gene encoding lethal(3)malignant brain tumor-like protein 1 isoform X2 codes for MSAKVDREVLAVGRDSPADSVPDPTPDSHSSNESLVPKPRPQTTAALIVPAVSHAVEKGSLPHGSLEGARGACDPQSSALLPQVGGTCNIVHVLEWKEGVALLPGSNLKFRMRDCGTLEVVSDEKVTCVGPVAEDTVGKQGVDQRGPSQKADAGGAAADAAWGVAGDRKTEDTPVRCGTSELGTLRTYAQEVHTQPGSERAEGGEKGPRSQGSVVDLELLKPVKKRKRKDFLCPSEEESEAEGGEEKAEDLKIDSPADEGGQNRPGLTECKKEMRTTWAQYLEDQKAIAAPAELFHESQRVPRSRSTFRQGMKLEGIDPQHPSMYFVLTVAEVCGCRMRLHFDGYSDCHDFWVNVNCPEIHPAGWCERTGHKLYTPKGCKEEEFSWSSYLRLTKAQVAPTELFVSPGCVEVPCSFEVGMKLEAVDRMNPSLICVATVTDVVDGRFLVHFDNWDDTYDYWCDASSPYIHPIGWCQERGLPLTPPQDYPDPDRFNWQKYLEETGSTAVAAEAFKVRPAHGFQVQMKLEAVDRRNPALVRVATVEEVDTHRIKIHFDGWNHVYDEWMDSDHPDIHPAGWCEQTGHPLKWPPYDSSTQQPGPREPPAAGQTSFSSLTCKGITHPRSTKYSFHHRKCPTPGCDGSGHVTGRFTAHHCLSGCPLAERNQGRLKTELPDADAPGGKRNLLVFGQRSKKSRYHGRIGRPPKYRKGQQRAYQSLSAEAVYPSLFMSALSAHPDRSLSLCWEQHCKLLPGVAGIHSSKVAGWTVEEVFGFVQNLTGCEEQARLFRDELN; via the exons ATGAGCGCCAAAGTGGACCGGGAGGTCCTGGCCGTAGGCAGAGATAGCCCTGCTGACTCTGtccctgaccccacccctgaCTCTCATTCGTCCAATGAGAGCCTGGTAccaaagccccgcccacagactACCGCTGCACTTATTGTCCCAG ctgtctCTCACGCTGTGGAGAAGGGGAGCCTGCCGCACGGCAGTCTGGAGGGGGCCAGAGGGGCATGTGACCCGCAGAGCTCCGCCCTGCTGCCCCAGGTGGGGGGCACATGCAACATCGTCCACGTTCTGGAGTGGAAGGAGGGCGTGGCTCTTCTCCCAGGTAGCAACCTGAAG TTTCGAATGAGAGACTGTGGCACACTGGAGGTCGTCAGTGATGAAAAGGTCACCTGTGTGGGACCTGTTGCCGAGGACACTGTGGGGAAGCAGGGCGTGGACCAGAGAGGACCAAGCCAGAAAGCAG ATGCGGGTGGTGCTGCAGCTGATGCTGCATGGGGTGTGGCGGGTGATCGGAAGACTGAGGACACCCCAGTTCGCTGTGGAACCTCAGAGCTGGGCACTCTGAGGACGTACGCACAGGaagtacacacacagccaggaagTGAGAG ggctgagggaggagagaaggggcCCAGGAGTCAGGGATCAGTGGTGGATCTGGAGCTGCTGAAGCCGGTgaagaagaggaaaaggaaAGACTTCCTGTGCCCGTCAGAGGAGGAGTCAGAGGCGGAGGGCGGG GAGGAGAAAGCTGAGGACCTGAAGATCGACAGCCCGGCAGATGAGGGAGGACAGAACCGGCCAG GGCTCACAGAGTGTAAGAAGGAAATGCGGACGACATGGGCTCAATATCTTGAGGATCAGAAGGCTATTGCTGCCCCAGCCGAACTCTTCCACGAG TCTCAGAGGGTCCCGCGGTCCAGGAGCACCTTCCGGCAGGGAATGAAACTGGAAGGAATTGACCCCCAGCACCCCTCCATGTACTTTGTTCTGACTGTGGCTGAG GTCTGTGGTTGCAGGATGCGTCTTCACTTTGACGGGTACTCTGACTGCCATGACTTTTGGGTAAATGTCAACTGCCCAGAGATCCACCCAGCCGGCTGGTGCGAACGGACAGGCCACAAGCTCTACACACccaaag GGTGTAAGGAAGAGGAGTTCTCCTGGTCAAGCTACTTAAGGCTCACAAAAGCACAGGTCGCCCCGACAGAGCTGTTCGTCAGCCCTGGCTGT GTGGAGGTGCCCTGCAGTTTCGAGGTGGGGATGAAGCTGGAGGCCGTGGATCGCATGAACCCCTCCCTCATCTGTGTTGCCACGGTGACCGACGTGGTGGACGGCCGCTTCCTGGTCCACTTTGACAACTGGGACGACACTTACGATTACTG gtgCGACGCCAGCAGCCCCTACATCCACCCCATTGGCTGGTGCCAGGAGAGGGGCCTCCCCCTCACGCCCCCGCAAG ACTACCCAGATCCAGACAGGTTTAACTGGCAgaagtacctggaggaaacagGCTCCACAGCTGTGGCTGCAGAGGCCTTTAAAGTG CGGCCGGCGCATGGCTTTCAGGTGCAGATGAAGCTGGAGGCGGTGGACAGGCGCAATCCGGCCCTGGTGCGGGTCGCCACCGTGGAGGAAGTGGACACCCACAGGATAAAG ATTCACTTTGATGGGTGGAACCATGTGTATGATGAATGGATGGACTCAGACCACCCGGACATCCACCCCGCTGGCTGGTGTGAGCAGACAGGCCACCCCCTGAAATGGCCTCCGTATGACTCCAGTACCCAACAACCCG GTCCCAGGGAGCCGCCAGCCGCAGGACAGACCAGCTTCTCCTCCCTCACCTGTAAGGGAATAACTCACCCCAGAAGCACCAAGTACAGCTTTCACCACAG gaagtgccccACCCCGGGGTGCGACGGCTCGGGTCATGTGACCGGCCGTTTCACAGCGCACCACTGCCTGTCGGGCTGTCCCCTGGCTGAGCGCAACCAGGGCCGGCTGAAGACCGAGCTGCCCGACGCCGACGCGCCCGGAGGGAAGAGGAACCTCCTGGTGTTCGGTCAGCGATCCAAGAAGTCTCGTTACCATGGCAG GATTGGACGCCCACCCAAATACAGGAAGGGCCAGCAGCGGGCTTACCAGA GCCTGTCTGCGGAGGCCGTGTACCCCTCGCTCTTCATGTCCGCGCTGTCGGCTCACCCTGACCGCTCTCTGTCCCTGTGCTGGGAGCAGCACTGCAAGCTGCTGCCCGGAGTGGCTGGAATCCACTCCAGCAAGGTGGCTGGCTGGACTGTGGAGGAG GTCTTTGGTTTTGTTCAGAACCTGACTGGCTGTGAAGAACAAGCTCGTCTGTTCAGAGATGAG CTAAACTGA